Part of the Vitis vinifera cultivar Pinot Noir 40024 chromosome 13, ASM3070453v1 genome is shown below.
ATGTTGTATAATGTTTGTAATCTTCATATGGTGGCACACATACTGAATTCTCCAACAAAAGCACTGAAAATAAGCCATACAACACATTGTGCACAAGCTAAAATCTAACAATTTCTCAAAATCGATTAAATTTTAGCAGTGCAAAGTTATCATCCTCTATTTTAGCAACACTATGCCCTGTGGTTGGGCTAAATCcctcctcccccccccccccccccccccccccccccccccccgcccccccccccccccgccccccctaataaaataaaaaataaaaataaaaaagaagaaaaaatgacaAGATAAAACAGAGATTGACCCAGAAAATATATTTCCACTATGGAGCAAGTATAAGGAAACGTACTGCAAGTAAAGAGAAATTGTGGGTGGTTTAGTTGTTGGAGAAGGCTCATTATAAAgacaaatcaaataaaaaaattattgacacAGTAAGAGTATTAAGCTACTTTACGAAACAATGACTcaaaaagtaaatgaaaatgAGCCAGTTAACCTGACAGATAAAACAGGAGGTAGGAGGAGAAATTGAGCTGTCAAATTTCCGGGATTGCCATATACAAACCCCAAATATGGCAAAAATAATGCAATCAACTCAGTTTAACTGGAATTGTGAAACCATACACACTTCCACAAAGCTGACAATAGAGTTCTGTCCTATACTAAACTCATTGGAGCCTAACATCCCTGAGAATTTTTGTAAATTCTGCAAAAACCCTTCCTGCTGTTTGGTTCCTTTCTCAGACAATATCcagcattttttttccaattactAAACTACATTTAGTATTTCAGCTCATTTAGTAATAAAGTAAGAATTGTTTATAAATTTTCCAATGAAGACAACatgaaatcaaaacaaaaattcagAGTTTCGTCTATCTAAGATCATCAGAATCCACACACGGCAAggaaaaaatctagaaaaaaaaatgcaattgaaCATTAAtctaagttttttttgtttacaaGAAGATACGGTAACCAAACaactaaataaacaaatagataAAACCAACTCGAATGATAAAGCACTTTTCTTTTACCGCATAATAAAAAGATAAGATCCCcagtttctcagcaaccaaacagagaggGCAACAGAGAGGAACGTACCCGGAGCTCTAGGTCTTTCAAGAAGAATCTCTTCAGTGGAGACCATGGTAAGCCTACTCCCGACATCCTCATGAACCGCGTCCCCGAACTTAGCCCATGAGCGACGCTCCACGGCTCGCTTACTGAGGCGAGCCTTGGCAAGCTTCCGAACACGAGTGGTGGTGGTGATCTTGACCTTGTTTCCATCTTCATTGAACTTGTACTCAATCACCTTCTTGATGCCATTCTCTTCCGGCCCAATCACTTGGCGGGGTGGCAGTAGAAAATCGAGGTCTTCTCCGTCGTCTTCATCGAGCTCTCCCCACCGGATCTTCTCCGCTTTTGGCGGATTCGAATTCCAACCTGACCCGGATCTGTCGACCAACGCCATGAATGAGTTTGCGCCCTACTGGTTTTAGGGGTTTCGAAAGTGCGGCTTCCGTTGTAGATGGAGGTGATGAGATGACAATAGGATCTTAAGGCGACGTCGTTTGAGCGTTATGTTGTCAAAACGACAGCGTTTTTTTGTCTGGTTTCTGAATTGCCTTGTCAACTAACATTCTCGATCTCTTAGATGTGCTCATCAGGCGGTGTTAGGCGGTAGCGCCGGCCCAGCCCAAAAGTAATGTAGAAGGTGAGTTGTAGCCCAGCCCATATTAGAATCAAATCCCATAGGCCCAAACAGCCCACAAAGGATTATGAAGCTTGGGCTTTGGAGGCACCGTACGAATAACTTCAAttgttatgaaaattaaaaaataaattaaattaaattaaaaaaaccatCACAAAGGTCCgttcttaaaaaatagtttttaagttaaaaataatatttttcatttattcttcatattttatatctatatataatttaaatttttttaaacattcttcatattttttaattattacttagATATTAATCATATGAtaaaaagaacaataaaaaaatatcctaaatttattttaaaaaataaattagggattgtttggtaactattttcaaaaataattataaaaacggtttttaaaaactgttataagatattttataaaataaaagtttatttgaaaacttaaaatatttttaaatatattttaaaaataatttttatgtgtgatttttatttttaatcattctaaatGTTTGTCTAATTAATGATCTTTGAAAACATCATagtttatattcttaaaaacaaaaaaaaacaatttttggttaCCAAAcaagttttcaatattttttgttttagagatAAAGAGAATTTTTATTCTTGTATTTTCTTACTTTATGTACATCATTTCACTATTTATACAAGTTATAACTATTATTGAACtgtataacaattttaaaaattttaagttacaATTGACTAATAATGGAAGATACTTTTAATATAGTGTAATTGAtcagtttttttattatatgagaATTGTTGTTTGTCGGCTGAGGGTTttcaagagaataaaaaaaaatgttttaaaaaacagttgtcAAACAAACCCTTATTTTCGAAAAGATTTCTAAACAACGcctataattattatttttataaaataaatatgacttatttaataatgaaaatgaaagctTTTCTCactttaagaaataaaatacatgaaagaatataagaaaatgtatttaataaaaaagtttttttttaaattgaaattattattatttaattaacattaaataaaaaattaaaataattttatttaaaaatcaaactaatttttaaaattaaaattaatccaTGAGACGACACAGGTTTTGATTTTGGGAGGATGTGCCCCACGTGGCTCCTCACTGGCATGTTATGTCAGATTTTTAATCCAACAAATgcagcataaataaataaataatataaatcatGTGCCACTCTCGTCTCCAGTCTGGATTCAAACTTAACCTTGAAGCCAACAATATAATTTAagcacattttaaaattttgttcaaaatgattccttctctttcatccttactttttaaaattaaaaatatttaaaatcacaatttcaaaacaaatgtcaataaactatattttaaattttgtattattattattattattatttaaatttgagatGGTTATATCAAGCAGTTAGTGTGTCGCCTTTCCCCACCTTTCCCAACACCTTCATTTTGAAAGGATTTTAATATTCAAAGGAGGAAGATTGCCCACCTTTTACATTCGATGTTTAAAGTAGGTAATGATGGAAAATAGAGCCTGAAAAACCCACTTATTTGCTATCAATAATGTGGACCTTTCAACATCCAATCCACCAAAGGATATGGAATTCAATCCGGTTAGGAGCCACCATGATTCCTCACTATTAATAATCACTAATtctaaaattatgataataattcttgatattttattttaaataaacttcaTTTTGGGAATAAAATCTTCACCCGAAAATTAATACAATACTTAATGTAAATTGCATGTGTGAGggtttattaaatatttatattaatatataaagaaaaaaaaagggaattatGCAAATATGGATGAATCTagaattcaataaaattatttttatgagaatgcagtttttaaaaaataattatcatttcatgcattggAACCGTACTTACCTCACATTACTCATATTAGTCAACCGAGGCCAAGGGTAATTATCCCCTTAAATAATATGAAAGTTTGACTATTGGATTAAAGCTCAATATTAAttcaacttagaaaaaaatatataagtagGGTTCGTTAAAGTATAATACCGACTCTGTCATTATTTATGTGAGTTGGATTGATATGGGTGATAACTTATATGCATATATAAGAGCAGATAGATATTATTTTAGCGCATGAAATGAGAATTATTCTCTCAAAAAATGTActctttattaaaataattttttgaggtTTTTGTTTCGTGTAAGTTTACGTAAATGCCCCAAATAAAAAATGGTAAGTTGTTGTCACCTTCATTTAAAATACATTGAAAAATAACGAAAAcatgttgtttttgttttttaaaaatatgaagcaaaaagaaaaaggggacgGTGACCACCCATTGTGTGAGCTGTCCTTCTGCTGAGGTCCCTAGCCACATACAATCTGCCAAGCCCTAACCGACACAAATCAATGGGGAAAGAGAATGCTATTCTAACAGCTAGTCTCGTGGGTTTTTATGCAACCAATACAAAGTGATGACACCTACGACTGACGAGAGCGAAGAGCTGACTACCATGTGCGGTTTTATGAAAGGTCCCTGACACGACCCGTGAGTTTATCATGGTTGGACTCAATCGTTTATGCCATCGAGGTCATGGGCCCCATGTATCCACATCTGCGAACAGTGGGGACTGATTCCCCCcacattttgtttatttatttattttattaaatattcgTCACATCTACTTTTTATCATCCTCAAGGAATATGTACGGGTAAAAACTCAAAAGGATAAGgttaaatatcattatttttcatctatGAAGGGAATTTACCATGGGACAACATGGACTGATtgcaattttatttgattatatcATCCTCTAATGATTCATAATTTACCATATAACATAATcacttcaataaaaattttaataggtACTACACAACGagcacaaaaaaagaaagaagtgaTCATTGATGTGATCATATGACCATGAAATGCATCAATACTCGATAATTCATTAAtcaaaagacaagaaaaaaaggATTATAATGGTACAATTGAAAAGCATCTCAATTATAATtgtatttcttaaaaataaaatcttaaaacataaaataattaaatataaggtTTAATACACTTTAACCCTTAACCTATCACATGTTTTTCTACATTGTCTCATCGGGTTTAAAATCGAACATATTATCCTCCAAGTTTCTTAAATACCTAGTATATTTATTGGACAGTGTTAATTTTTATTGACAAAGTTGTCACATACTATACATATAACTGAATAtgtaaagataaatttataaattcaatcACGTAAACACCTTAAATAGAACTTTCCCTTATctttcatcttcattcttcatttgaCGATTCAAAGGGTTAGAGCCTTAAAGGAATAATGAAGACAAAAGGTAAGGAAGAGCTCTACTTGAAACTTTTGAATgattgaatttataaatttaccTTTACTTATTTAGTCACATGTACAACACGTGATATTTCCGTATATTGAAACTAACACCCTTTAACCAAAAAAATACAATTCTAAAAATTAAGAAGTTTTAAGGGcaatatgtttgattttaaacaAGTTATAACAATGTGTAAAACATGGTATAGATTAAAGAATAAAGTATATTAAACTACAAACAAATACATGACATAAAAACTCGAGCTCCCGATATAATGTTGATCTCAAATTGCTACAAAtccaaaaaaatgagaatatagaCCGCGTgttgattttaaaaagtttaatacCATTAATGCATAATGCGCCCTTGGTGCCACATACCACTCTATCCCAATGTGACTCACGTGGTCAAGGTCGTCTCTGGATCTTGTTTTAATGGCCGGAGACACGAAGGAATTTTTCCAAAGATATCTATCTCCACATTTAGTAAATGCGCCACCCTCTCACATGTGGAAATATATTAAACGAAATAATCTCCGAAAGTAGAGGTGAATCAAAAAAGTTGTTGGTCTATTGTTACTTTTTCTTCTATTGAAAAAGGTATCTTCAACGTTACCATATTtttgatatttcaaaatttgtattaaatataaattaatttttttataaatcaaaatataattttaaataatttttttttttaatcctctcataaaaataatataagaatttGGTCAGTGGCACCTCAACGGACAGCATGTGTGGTGTGAGTCCTGAGGCATCTGGTACACAGACACTAAGAAGCAAAGTAACACCTCAAAAGAGGACCCTTACCCAAAGCAAAGCTGTTGATGACTTGGTATTTTGTCAAAGCACCCCACCACATGTCAACGCCTAATATTTGTTAGGTTATTTGCATGAAATCTTGGCGTCTACCTCAATTTATGCCCCCTCCCAACTCCAAATGCCTTTGTGTTGGTGTAAAGCCACTGCCCACAGGTTTGAAACTTTAATTTGAAAGCCTAATGACAACTATTTTGAATCAGATTGGTTGTATATTATAAATACCATTTTTAGTTAAacaatctattattttatttatttttttataaatatgacgGCAATCGTAAATATTTATATCCCGAGATAACTTCCAAATAAATCCATCACTCCACGGGGATTTCAATACACTCTTGTATTGAGTTCTGTATCCATTACCGTATTTACATTCAACTTAACGCGTATTAAAGAAATTAACCCCTTTTTAAAGGAATCTTGATACCGCAATAATTGGGAGAGAGGCAGGCAGGAAAGTTTTATCAAGTAGTGGTGTTCCGCCAATTTCCGAAACAGCCCCGAAACATCCCTGAAAAAGACATGACCCCGGAGCGGACGTGAACCGATCTATTTGACCCGTAAAAGGGACGCccaattaaatcaattttcaaatccGCCAAAGGCAGTGGTAGTTATCCAAACCCCTCAGTATAAAGAGCTCAGATCTTTTCTTTACCAACGTCCTTCTTCCACCTCAGACTCTGACGCGACGAAAGCGCGAGCCTCGAAACTCGCTGAGTCGACTCTCGTTACGCCGTCGAAGCTCGCCGGCGTCGTGAGTCTAGCTCGTTTCTGAACTCTTCCGGCCCGGAATTCAGATCTGAGTGGATCTAGGTAATTCTCTGGTAATTTTGGTTTCTGCATGATTGGTTGTGAATTTTGTTAGATCTGTGGTTTTGGATGATGCGTTTGAAGGTGTGTTGAGGTTTTTGAGATTTGTACGGCGTCGTTTGGTCCGTTTTTGAGTGGGTTGTGTACATCCTGGGACGAATCTGACAATGTAGTTTCATATGATTCTTTAAATGTTTGGTCTGTTTTTCGCTCTTACGTCAGTCTTTGAATGTTTCATATGATTCTTGCCCGGACGCAACGGGAGAAGCAGATTACTGaggttttaatgaaaattctCAAAAGCTTGCTCCTTTTTAGAAAGATTATATTATACCCCATGCATTCTAACCCGATTCGTTCCTCTCCCTTTGATTATTGTTTGATCTAAGCTCTGGTATgttttttgaatctaaaatcCTGGTACTcactctctctctatctctctctctcttaacagCTGTTAAAATTGCAGGGAAATTatcaaaaattgattatttttccttcattttttcgaTCATCCAATTCATATGGCACCGATATATTGTGTGTGCGCTTTCCTTTCCTTTAAACACTCAAGTCAGTGAAACTGACAGATTGTGCTGGAACCTGCTTTTCGtaggttctctctctctctctctctctctctctctcttttattttattttttggttttactTGGGTTTTCAGAAACGAAAGTGCAGGCCATACCACCATTTTTACAACCTTATTGGGTGGGAGGTGGTGGTAAAAGTGTTGGTGCATGTACTACCACCCTCTTAGAAAAAGATATAACTAGGATGTGATTATGCTTTTCTTTGGgtcttatatattattttataagacTTTGGGTTGtatactatattttattttctcaattttgatgTTATTAGTTGTTTGGGGTTTCAAAATTTGAAGATAGTGTCGACCTTTTCTCCTTTTCGAAGGGAAAGTGAAGTCAGGGGACCCAGTGAGTGAATGGGCTTAGGGTTGTggtctctcctttgcttgaagTTCTGTTGATGTTCTTTACTTAATCTGTTGGGGATGGccctttgttttttcaaaatttggatCACACACATAAAATGCTGTTTACTTGTTTCATTAGTAGAACGAACAAAAGACTACAGCTGGATGTATTAAAACGTTTTTGTCAGGAAGGACATTATAATTCTTGTATGTGTGAGGAGAATATTTAGGCTTGTAATGGATTTCAAAGTGATATATTATATTACTAAAAAAACCTGGTTGATTGTGCATTACTAAATAATGATTAGGAAAACACTTTTATGATGATCATGCTGCTGAACAATttagaaaaactagaaaaatcaTATCATGCCACTATGTTAATGATATGAACTTTTTTTCTGTTTGTAATTTTTAGAACTAAATTGTGCAATGTTTATAAGATTATCACCAAATCACTTTTAACATAACCAAACAGATAAAAGAATGCTTTTTTGTATGGATAAGAATTTAACTTTAAGATGCTGCCAAGTTTAGCAAATCTTTTTTTGAACAGGCAAAATGGCACTTTCAGTGTCAATATAGCACTTTCAGCATTAGAATTGAGAAGTGCTTCTAAAACTTAgttaactctattttttttcctacgtATAGCCTTTACTTCAAATGATATCATGAATATAGCAAGGGAGAAATCTATTGAACTTCTTGTGGTTATGAATCAATTTGTAGTCCAGTGCTTAATTTATTCTAGTATTTAATTTGTAAAGAAAATGCTTGCAAATTTCACACATTGTTGTGCCAGTGCTACTAAATTTCTTAAACTTAATTACCTTTTCTTGTTATTGTCAAAGTTGGCACTGCCACATTCTGTTCAAGCAATTCAAGAAAGGAGAAATTCAGAAAGCATTTTCCTTCGTCAAATGGTTGAAAACAGTGGTTACTGCTTTCAATTTATATGTTGGACATGTGGAAATTGTGAGATAAGGTGTAGTAGTTATAAGGCTTTGTCAAGTCGAGCAAGTGTTGTAATGTTAGTGTTGTTAAGTTGATTTTCTTGCACTTTATTTTTGTGGAAAGTACCCACAAAGAGATAAGGTGCAGAGCTTCTTTGAATTCTTTTAGTTTGACATTACATACTGTCTTATTGTTATAGCTACCTGTCTCAAAGGTATCTGAAGAAATTATTGAATCCTTTGTCATTGTGATTCTATTGGTGACTCTGATTTTTATATTCTCTATATCCATATGTCAATAGTTGAAGTTTGGTGAGAGTATCTTGGGAATTTTGAGAATTGCAGAAAGGTATTGGCTTAGCCAAGCTCAGATAGTAAGGATGAGTTTtctcaatttgttttttattttggtaaCATTTAAATTAAACCATCTGGCGACTCACTTGAAGCAATAGTTTAATTTGCACCTAGATTCTGGTCTGCCTTCCATATCCAAGTGCAATAACTcatcaaaaaatttattgttttttctattcacaTTAAAAAAATCCAGGCCGTGGTTTAGCTGGAACTTGTTTCCTTATACCAGCTAATGCGCTTGGACGGGTCTTCACTTACTCCCTTAGCTATGGTTTTTATTATGACGCGATACTTTTGGCGGTTTTCTTCAATGGATGCCATTAAATCCCGGGCACTTTATTTTTGGCTTCTGTCATACACCGGTGTTCTCTCCTCTTTCATGCATCTGTTGAACTCGTGTCAAGTTTGATGAACACCCGTCAGCAGAGCTTTGAAAGTTTGGCATTGTAGATGAGCTTGAGTGTTGTCATCTTTGTTGATGTACAAATGTCAATGCAGAGTCATGTATGAGTGTATCTTTCATCCCTTGGCGTAAATAAATAGAGGGATGGGCATCTATCTACTAGCAATTTAGTTTGTGATAAATTGCTACTTATATTCTCACTGTATGATCTACAGGAAAAGCACAGGACACCACAATGAAGGCACTGATTCTCGTTGGGGGGTTTGGGACACGGTTGAGGCCATTGACACTCAGTGTCCCTAAGCCGCTTGTTGATTTTGCTAACAAACCCATGATCCTGCATCAGGTATTTATTTATATGCATGTTCTATCCTGTCAGATAAAACTTTATATGTGTGTTCTTTTTGTCTATGTTCAACAATTTAGTTAAATTGAAGCCTGTTTCTTGGGTGGCCTTCCCTTGTAAACTGTTTGGATCGCCATGCTATTTGTTCGCACTGAGtttcttgaatttttgtatGGTGAATTAGTTTCATCATGCTAAGATTTTGTTAGATCAAAATCTAAAGCAGGGATATAGCATCCCTGTAAGAGAACTTCTATATATTGTGCAATGAGTTCCTGTTCTAGTGGATGTATGGTTTGTGCTCTGTGTCTCTTATGTGTGTCTTAACCATCAGCTGATAAATCTTTTGAATATCATCAGATAGAGGCTCTAAAAGCTGTTGGAGTGAGTGAAGTGGTTTTGGCCATCAATTATCAACCAGAGGTAAAAGAATTAAGCCCTTAAGAATGAATTCCTTTGCTAAAAAGTTTCATTCAATGCTCAAAAAAGTCGGTGATGCAGTTAAACTAAATTTTGGTGAACTAATGACTTTGCATGTTGTTTCCACAGGTGATGTTGAACTTCCTGAAGGAATTCGAGGCAAAGCTTGGTATCACGATCACATGCTCCCAAGAGACTGAGCCACTAGGCACTGCTGGTCCTCTGGCTCTGGCTAGGGACAAACTGATAGATGATTCTGGTGAGCCATTTTTTGTGCTTAACAGTGATGTTATCAGTGAGTATCCATTCAAAGAAATGATTGAATTCCATAAAGCCCATGGAGGAGAGGCTTCCATTATGGTAACCAAGGTAAGCTTCTTGTTCTAGGATTAGTTTTACATCTAGCTTCCTTTGAaacatcttgaaattttgaggcAAAGTCAACTTGATTGAAATCATTTTGTTTACTCAATAGGTGGATGAACCCTCGAAGTATGGTGTGGTGGTTATGGAAGAATCAATTGGGAGAGTTGATAGATTTGTAGAAAAGCCAAAACTATTTGTCGGTAACAAGATCAATGCTGGAATTTACTTGTTGAATCCTTCTGTACTAGATCGAATTGAGCTGAGGCCCACCTCAATTGAGAAAGAGGTATTCCCAAAGATTGCAGCAGAGAAGAAGCTATATGCAATGGTCTTACCAGGGTTCTGGATGGACATTGGACAGCCAAGGGACTACATCACAGGCCTGAGACTCTACCTAGACTCCTTGAGAAAGAAGTCTTCTTCTAAATTGGCTTCTGGGGCCCACATTGTTGGAAATGTTCTGGTGGATGAGAGCGCCAAAATTGGAGAAGGATGTCTGATCGGTCCTGATGTTGCCATTGGCCCAGGTTGCGTGGTTGAGGCTGGAGTCAGGCTCTCTCGCTGCACAGTGATGCGTGGAGTGCGCATCAAGAAGCATGCATGCATCTCCAGTAGCATCATCGGGTGGCACTCCACTGTTGGCCAGTGGGCTCGTGTGGAGAACATGACCATACTTGGAGAAGATGTTCATGTGTGTGATGAAATCTACAGCAATGGAGGCGTTGTTCTGCCTCACAAAGAGATCAAATCTAGCATCTTGAAGCCAGAGATAGTCATGTGAGTCAACAGTGTTCTATCACACTGCGTAGACGGTAGTTAAGTTATTTAAGTTCTTTTTTGAGTTTGGAATGTCTTTGCTCCTTCACCTATGCAAGTGTAAAAGTTTGCTTTCTGCCAGTCCAATTCGAATGTTGTGAGCTTATCAAGGGTCAGTGTCCTGTTATGGAAGGTCATAAGTCATAATTAATGGCGTGAATTGTGTAATAATCCTAGtgtatatagaaataaaaaccatCAGCTTGTCTCTTTTATCATCTGTACGAGTATTACAATTTTAGCATTTCCAGAATAATGATATCCCTCTTGCATACAGAT
Proteins encoded:
- the LOC100233006 gene encoding mannose-1-phosphate guanylyltransferase 1 gives rise to the protein MKALILVGGFGTRLRPLTLSVPKPLVDFANKPMILHQIEALKAVGVSEVVLAINYQPEVMLNFLKEFEAKLGITITCSQETEPLGTAGPLALARDKLIDDSGEPFFVLNSDVISEYPFKEMIEFHKAHGGEASIMVTKVDEPSKYGVVVMEESIGRVDRFVEKPKLFVGNKINAGIYLLNPSVLDRIELRPTSIEKEVFPKIAAEKKLYAMVLPGFWMDIGQPRDYITGLRLYLDSLRKKSSSKLASGAHIVGNVLVDESAKIGEGCLIGPDVAIGPGCVVEAGVRLSRCTVMRGVRIKKHACISSSIIGWHSTVGQWARVENMTILGEDVHVCDEIYSNGGVVLPHKEIKSSILKPEIVM